The Thunnus thynnus chromosome 22, fThuThy2.1, whole genome shotgun sequence genome includes a window with the following:
- the serpine1 gene encoding plasminogen activator inhibitor 1 has translation MLCVYIFLLLTLSRVGLGSLQDKQTDFGLKIFSQLAQGSVDQNVAFSPYGVASVLAMAQLGAAGSTRKALNTAMGFSLQERGMSRQQRLLQRDLSSEEGVEIASGVMVERKMSLEKGYRRALSKAFQTHPHQVDFTKPDQAVGIINSWVSDHTAGAIPEFLASGSLTDETRLVLLNALHFQGLWKVPFDPKLTQERMFHCANGSTVPVHMMRLTHRFNYGEFVTADGVDYDVIEVPYEGDSLSMLLVSPFEPEVPLSVLSADLSNQRIQQWRTELRNVKRQLAMPRFTLNSEVNLKTALLNMGLGDMFNLATADFTRITTDERLCVSKVLQRVKIEVNEQGTKGAAATAAVMFSRMAVEEITLDRPFLFLIQHKHTGAVLFMGQFNNPL, from the exons ATGCTTTGCGTGTATATTTTCCTGTTGCTAACCCTGAGCAGAGTGGGGCTGGGCTCCCTACAGGATAAACAGACTGACTTTGGCCTGAAGATCTTCTCCCAGCTAGCCCAGGGCTCCGTGGACCAGAACGTAGCCTTCTCCCCGTATGGGGTGGCCTCCGTCCTGGCCATGGCCCAGCTGGGTGCTGCTGGAAGCACCCGTAAGGCCTTAAATACTGCAATGGGCTTTTCACTGCAAG AGAGAGGGATGTCTAGGCAGCAGCGTCTCCTGCAGCGGGACCTTTCCAGTGAAGAGGGTGTGGAGATAGCCAGCGGGGTGATGGTGGAGAGGAAGATGAGCTTGGAGAAGGGATACCGCCGGGCTCTGTCCAAGGCCTTCCAGACCCACCCTCACCAGGTGGACTTCACCAAGCCAGACCAGGCTGTCGGCATCATCAACTCATGGGTCTCAGACCACACTGCAG GTGCCATCCCTGAGTTCTTGGCATCTGGATCTCTGACTGATGAGACTCGCCTGGTTCTCCTTAATGCCCTTCACTTCCAGGGCCTGTGGAAGGTTCCCTTTGACCCCAAACTGACACAGGAGAGGATGTTCCACTGTGCCAATGGCAGCACCGTGCCTGTGCACATGATGAGACTCACCCACCGCTTCAACTACG GTGAGTTTGTGACTGCTGATGGTGTGGACTATGATGTAATCGAGGTGCCATATGAGGGCGACTCACTGAGCATGCTGCTGGTGTCACCCTTTGAGCCTGAGGTGCCATTGAGCGTACTCAGTGCAGATCTGAGCAACCAGAGGATTCAGCAGTGGCGAACAGAGCTGAGGAACGTCAAAAGACAGCTGGCCATGCCCAG GTTTACTCTGAACTCTGAGGTGAATTTGAAGACTGCTCTCCTTAACATGGGTCTGGGAGACATGTTCAACCTGGCTACAGCTGACTTCACACGCATCACCA CTGATGAGAGACTGTGTGTTTCAAAGGTCCTGCAGAGGGTTAAGATCGAAGTGAATGAGCAAGGAACCAAAGGAGCAGCTGCAACAG CTGCTGTGATGTTTTCTCGTATGGCAGTGGAGGAGATCACTCTGGACCGACcgttcctcttcctcatccagcacaaacacacag GTGCTGTTCTGTTCATGGGTCAGTTCAATAACCCACTCTAA